The DNA sequence TGAACGCATGGCGGGCTGCGTGGTCGGCCCGCGCGCGCACCGTCTGCGGCGGGTGGGCCTTGAACTTGAGCGCCTTGCCAACCACACGGGCGACCTTGGGGCCATTGCCGGGGATACGGGCTTTCTGCCCACCGCCTCGTGGAATGGCCGCATACGCGGTGATTTTCTCAACACTACGGCCTGCCTGTGCGGCAACCGGTTTGGCCGGGGGCTGCTGCGCCCCGGCGGCACGGCCTACGATCTTGACACGGACGGCTGCGCAGACATGCTTGCGCGCCTCAAGGCGGCAGGACGAGACGTGCGCGGTGCTGTGGACGTGATGCTGCATACCGAGAGCGTGCTTGAGCGCCTCACGGGTACGGGCTACGTCAGCAGGGAAAGCGCCCAGAATCTCGGCCTGGTGGGCATGGCCGCACGGGCCTGCGGGCTCAAGGTTGACGCGCGTTTCCACTTTCCCCTTGCCGATCTGCCCACCAGGGACTGCGCACCACGCGTTGAAACCACGGGCGACGTCCTGGCCCGCACCCTCGTGCGCAGCAAGGAGATTGACGATTCCCTGCGCCTGCTCGAGGCAGATATTTCCACTCTCGCCAGCCTGCCGCCCCTTGCGGAACAGCCAGACGCCGAGGCCCTTGCGTCCCTTCCGCCCGATACCCTCGCCGTATCACAGGTTGAGGGCTGGCGCGGCGAAATCTGCCACGTGGCTGTTACCGGGCCTGACGGCAGATTTTTGACCTACAAGGCCATCGATCCTTCGTTCCACAACTGGCCCGGCCTTGCCATGGCCCTGCGCGGCAACCAGATTTCCGACTTCCCGCTCTGCAACAAGAGTTTCAACCTCTCGTACTGCGGACACGATCTGTGAGGCTTTGACATGCTGCGTATTATCAAGGAACGCCTGCACCAGAAATACCGCACGCTGGATTACCCCAATCGCCAGCCTGCGCTCTCTCCCCGGTATCTGGGCAGGCCAGAACTTGCGCAGGTTTCCTGCGGATCGTGCCGCGCCTGCTACGCGGCCTGCCCTGCTGGAGCCCTGCTGCCGACCGCTGGCGCGGGAGACGGCACCCCCACGCTGGACATGGGGCGCTGCACCTTTTGCGGCGCATGCCGTGCCGCCTGCCCCAAGGGTGCCTTTACCTTTACCGGGCAGCACCGCATGGCGTCCTTTACCCGCGAAGGCCTGCTCGTGGTTCCCGGTCAGCCTTTTGCAGAGCAGCCCACGCCGTCCCGGTTTTCCCTGTTCCGCCGCTCGCTCAAGCTGCGGCAGGTCAGCGCCGCAGGCTGCAATGCCTGCGAGGCCGACAGCAACGTGCTCACCACTCTGGTGTTTGACCTTGGCCGCTTTGGCATTGATTTTGTGGCCTCGCCCCGCCATGCCGACGGCATTGCCGTAACCGGCCCGGTTTCAGAAAACATGCGGCTGGCCCTGCTTGATACCTTCAAGGCGACTCCGCAGCCACACATTGTTATTGCCGTGGGGGCCTGCGCTATTTCCGGGGGGCTGTTCCGCGAGAGCGAGCAGTGCAACCGTGGCGTGAGCGAACTGCTGCCCGTGGATCTGTACATTCCCGGCTGCCCGCCCAATCCGTGGACAATTCTTGACGGTCTGACCTCGTTGCAAAAATAACGCCCCCAAGCTGCCGAATTTGCTGATTTCAAACCCGCCACGATACTTTTCCGACCACGCCGCAGGGAGCAAAAAACCGCTCCCCTTGCCGCGTTTTCCCCAGACTTGCCTTAATCTGCATAATGATTATAGTAGATAAGGCTTGTACAGAAAGTACTACCCGGTCATATCGCCACTCAAGGAGATGACCAACACCGCCCTTATGGGAGATGTTCATGCAAATAAAAGCTTTTTTGACGATTCTTGTTCTGCTTTGCTGTTCGCTCATGTTCACCCTGTCTGATGACGCACTTGCAGCTCGTCTTGGCGGCGGTGGTTCTTTTGGCAGCAAACCCTTTATGAGCACGCCTGCGCCCCGTCCGCAGACCACTTTCCAGAATAAGCCCAGCGCCGCTCAGCCTCAGGCACAGGCGGCCCCTGCCGCGCGTCCCGGCGGTATGTTTGGCGGCATGGGCGGCCTCATGGGCGGCCTGCTTGCCGGTACGCTCATCGGTTCGCTCTTGGGCGGTCATGGTTTTGCTGGCGGCGGCTTTATGGACATTCTGCTCATCGGCCTGATGATTTTCCTTGGCCTCAAGCTTTTTGCCGCCTTTCGCGGCTCGAGGCCCGCGCAAGCTTCCGCAGGCGCGCAAGGCGCACAGGGCACGCAGCCCGAAGCGGGCATGATGCGTAACGACAGCGCGAGCAATGGATGGGATGCCCTGCGTGGTCAGGGCGGCGCTGGCGAGGCTGAAACCCCCGGCCCGCAGATTCCCATGCCTCCCGGTTTTGATGCCGACGAATTTCTGCGCGGGGCCAAGATGGCTTACACCCGTTTGCAGACGGCCTGGGACAAACGCGACATGAACGATATCTCGCAGTTTACCACCGAGGCCGTGCAGAAATCGGTACGTGAACAGATGGAAGCCGACCCCAAGCCGAGCACCACAGAAATTCTGCTGGTCAATGCCCAGTTGCTGGGGGTTGCCGATGAAGGTCAGGAACAGTACGCTCAGGTGTTCTTTGACGTGCTCCTGCGTGAAAGTCCTGACCAGCAGACGCCGTCCTCTGCGCGCGAAGTGTGGCACTTTATGCGCCCCGTGACAGGCGGCAACTGGAAGCTGGACGGCATCCAACAGGTAGAATAGACAAGATATTATGCATTTGCACTGATGCAACGCGGGCTGAAAGCCAAGGCCTTCAGCCCGTTTTCTTTCGCAAGAGCAAAACAGCCTTGAGAATGCGTATTCTCAAGGTTTTTTAAACGCCAACTCTGGCGCGGTGGTGCGGCAACAAGGCATACGCCTTGAGGCAAAGCCAACTCACGCAAGCGCCAGAGCAAGGGATACGTGTGGAGATGGAAATGAAAAACTACGTGGAAAAGCACGACAAGCTGGTGCGCTATCTGGATATGACCATTGAAAGCGCCACGCCG is a window from the Desulfovibrio desulfuricans genome containing:
- a CDS encoding 4Fe-4S dicluster domain-containing protein — protein: MLRIIKERLHQKYRTLDYPNRQPALSPRYLGRPELAQVSCGSCRACYAACPAGALLPTAGAGDGTPTLDMGRCTFCGACRAACPKGAFTFTGQHRMASFTREGLLVVPGQPFAEQPTPSRFSLFRRSLKLRQVSAAGCNACEADSNVLTTLVFDLGRFGIDFVASPRHADGIAVTGPVSENMRLALLDTFKATPQPHIVIAVGACAISGGLFRESEQCNRGVSELLPVDLYIPGCPPNPWTILDGLTSLQK
- a CDS encoding Tim44 domain-containing protein, with translation MQIKAFLTILVLLCCSLMFTLSDDALAARLGGGGSFGSKPFMSTPAPRPQTTFQNKPSAAQPQAQAAPAARPGGMFGGMGGLMGGLLAGTLIGSLLGGHGFAGGGFMDILLIGLMIFLGLKLFAAFRGSRPAQASAGAQGAQGTQPEAGMMRNDSASNGWDALRGQGGAGEAETPGPQIPMPPGFDADEFLRGAKMAYTRLQTAWDKRDMNDISQFTTEAVQKSVREQMEADPKPSTTEILLVNAQLLGVADEGQEQYAQVFFDVLLRESPDQQTPSSAREVWHFMRPVTGGNWKLDGIQQVE
- a CDS encoding hydrogenase large subunit, whose translation is MLFDYRDTVPLSGMPPVSVEELGAFVRRYIAEGWRLLALFGLPESSDENAPAGLCCVLAQDSSHYLAAMRTAPLQSYASMTPVTPQTHLFEREIFEQWGIRPEGHPWLKPVRRIPDAAEANARTQAEGGSLAAAPGQAAQPYPFYRVEGEEIHEVAVGPVHAGVIEPGHFRFQCHGENVLNLEIALGYQHRGLERMLVRGPLARCLPLLECAAGDTTIGHATAHCVLVERMAGCVVGPRAHRLRRVGLELERLANHTGDLGAIAGDTGFLPTASWNGRIRGDFLNTTACLCGNRFGRGLLRPGGTAYDLDTDGCADMLARLKAAGRDVRGAVDVMLHTESVLERLTGTGYVSRESAQNLGLVGMAARACGLKVDARFHFPLADLPTRDCAPRVETTGDVLARTLVRSKEIDDSLRLLEADISTLASLPPLAEQPDAEALASLPPDTLAVSQVEGWRGEICHVAVTGPDGRFLTYKAIDPSFHNWPGLAMALRGNQISDFPLCNKSFNLSYCGHDL